In Pseudomonas deceptionensis, a single window of DNA contains:
- a CDS encoding GntR family transcriptional regulator: protein MIKQVRFNIKQRVVDELVHRIESGLLADGHLLPGEDQLAQELGVGHSTLRAALAELERRKYIAKRTEGGAIVTYDGITLDQHNGWTQALASTGARIHTELLRLQAIERPDLAHQFGLSQFITLERRRRRDDGTAISLERSLMPATGGLEGLPRVGLIDDSLTITLAAYGFVGDRGDQWIGAEPLNEEDALLLGRPAGTVFLRALRTTYDRNGRFMELVESWLDPLHFRMYHSFGTPS, encoded by the coding sequence ATGATTAAACAGGTTCGATTCAACATAAAACAACGGGTGGTCGACGAGCTTGTCCACCGTATCGAAAGCGGGCTCCTGGCAGACGGTCATCTACTGCCGGGTGAAGACCAATTGGCTCAAGAACTGGGTGTCGGCCACAGTACGCTGCGCGCCGCACTGGCCGAACTGGAAAGGCGAAAATATATTGCCAAGCGAACCGAAGGCGGTGCCATCGTTACGTATGACGGCATAACGCTCGACCAGCACAACGGCTGGACCCAGGCCCTGGCCAGTACCGGCGCCCGAATACACACAGAACTGCTTCGTCTCCAGGCCATAGAGCGCCCGGATCTGGCCCATCAATTCGGGTTAAGCCAGTTTATTACCCTGGAGCGTCGACGCCGCCGTGACGATGGCACCGCCATCTCCCTTGAGCGCTCGCTCATGCCCGCCACCGGCGGCCTCGAAGGCCTGCCACGGGTCGGCCTGATAGACGACTCACTCACCATCACACTCGCCGCCTATGGCTTTGTCGGTGATCGCGGCGATCAGTGGATCGGCGCAGAACCTCTCAACGAAGAAGATGCACTTTTGCTCGGCCGCCCCGCCGGAACCGTTTTTCTTCGAGCACTGCGCACCACTTACGACCGGAACGGCCGTTTCATGGAGCTGGTGGAAAGCTGGCTTGATCCTCTGCACTTTCGCATGTACCACTCGTTTGGAACGCCGTCATGA
- a CDS encoding nucleoside hydrolase produces MFRFAQVFRQLIRSVSLLSVITISSVQAADKIDLIIDTDPGADDVVALLMALASPEQLNVRAITTVAGNVRLDKTSRNARLAREWAGREDVPVYAGAPKPLVRSPIYAENIHGKEGLTGVPIHEPAKGLESINAVNYLIDTLRAAKPGSVTIAMLGPQTNLALALTQAPDITRGIKEVVVMGGAHFNGGNITPVAEFNIYADPHAADVVLKSGVKLTYVPLDVTHKILTSEARMKQIAALGNTAGKLVGGILNEYVKGDMEHYGLPGGPVHDASVIAYLLNPELFTGRDVNMVVDTREGPTFGQTIVDWYNTLNQPKNVFWIEGGDAQGFFDLLTSRLGRLK; encoded by the coding sequence ATGTTTCGTTTTGCGCAGGTTTTTCGCCAGTTAATCAGGAGTGTTTCGCTTTTGTCCGTCATCACGATCTCGAGTGTTCAGGCCGCAGACAAGATCGATTTGATTATCGATACCGACCCCGGTGCGGATGATGTTGTGGCGCTGTTGATGGCCCTGGCTTCGCCCGAGCAGCTGAATGTGCGGGCGATTACCACCGTGGCGGGGAATGTGCGGCTGGACAAGACTTCGCGCAATGCCCGTCTCGCCCGGGAGTGGGCCGGTCGTGAAGACGTCCCGGTCTATGCCGGTGCGCCCAAGCCCTTGGTGCGCTCCCCTATCTATGCTGAAAACATCCATGGCAAGGAGGGCCTCACAGGTGTGCCTATTCATGAGCCTGCAAAAGGGCTTGAATCGATTAATGCGGTTAACTACCTGATCGATACGTTGCGTGCGGCGAAGCCGGGCAGCGTGACCATTGCGATGCTTGGTCCGCAGACCAACCTGGCGCTGGCCCTGACGCAAGCGCCGGACATTACCCGGGGGATCAAGGAGGTCGTGGTGATGGGGGGCGCCCACTTCAACGGGGGCAATATCACCCCGGTAGCTGAATTCAACATCTACGCGGACCCGCATGCCGCAGACGTGGTGTTGAAAAGTGGCGTGAAGCTGACCTATGTACCGCTTGATGTCACGCACAAGATCCTGACCAGCGAAGCGCGCATGAAACAGATCGCGGCACTGGGCAATACGGCCGGGAAATTGGTTGGCGGTATTCTGAATGAATACGTGAAGGGTGACATGGAGCACTACGGTCTGCCCGGTGGGCCTGTGCACGATGCCAGTGTTATTGCCTACCTGCTCAACCCGGAGCTATTTACCGGGCGTGATGTAAACATGGTTGTGGATACCCGTGAAGGACCCACCTTCGGCCAGACAATTGTGGATTGGTACAACACTCTGAATCAGCCAAAAAATGTTTTTTGGATCGAGGGCGGGGACGCGCAGGGCTTTTTTGACTTGCTGACGTCGCGGTTGGGTCGGTTGAAGTAA
- a CDS encoding LacI family DNA-binding transcriptional regulator, which produces MATIKDVAAMAGISYTTVSHVLNKTRPVSEPVRLKVEEAIARLDYVPSAVARSLKAKTTATIGLLVANSLNPYFAELARGIEDCCERNNYCVILCNCDDNPEKQRNYLRVLLEKRVDGLVVASAGEDLGLASGLLGVRTPMVIVDRSLEGIEADLVRIDHELGAYLATRHLIDLGHRAIACIGGPAITRVAQLRTAGYLRALAEAGISAPEHSMVESDFSSVGGYQAAVGLLASNPPSAIFACNDMMGIGVLRAAAERNIRVPEQLSVIGFDDVQMSRYVYPSLTTVGQSILQLGEMAAQLLLRRIASPERAVEQRIVSPGIVLRESTRAYAGASIKYPQTING; this is translated from the coding sequence ATGGCAACCATTAAAGATGTCGCGGCAATGGCGGGTATTTCGTACACGACGGTTTCGCATGTGCTGAACAAAACCCGTCCAGTGAGCGAGCCGGTTCGATTGAAGGTGGAAGAAGCCATTGCGCGCCTCGACTATGTGCCCAGCGCAGTAGCGCGCTCCCTGAAAGCCAAGACCACGGCGACGATCGGCCTGTTGGTGGCTAATAGCCTGAACCCTTACTTTGCCGAGCTGGCGCGGGGTATCGAGGACTGCTGCGAGCGCAATAATTATTGCGTCATCCTGTGTAACTGCGACGACAACCCCGAAAAGCAACGTAATTACCTGCGGGTGCTGCTAGAAAAACGGGTGGACGGGCTGGTGGTTGCATCGGCCGGCGAAGACCTGGGGCTGGCGAGCGGGCTGCTCGGGGTTCGAACGCCGATGGTCATCGTCGACCGCAGCCTCGAAGGTATCGAGGCGGATCTGGTGCGAATCGATCATGAGCTGGGCGCTTATCTGGCCACGCGCCATCTGATCGACCTGGGGCATCGCGCTATTGCCTGTATCGGCGGCCCGGCAATCACGCGCGTTGCACAGTTGCGCACGGCCGGGTATCTGCGGGCGTTGGCCGAGGCGGGTATTTCGGCGCCCGAGCACTCGATGGTCGAAAGTGATTTCAGCAGCGTGGGGGGGTATCAGGCCGCAGTCGGCTTGCTGGCGAGCAACCCGCCTTCGGCTATTTTTGCCTGCAACGACATGATGGGCATCGGCGTATTGCGGGCAGCCGCCGAACGCAATATTCGTGTGCCGGAGCAGTTGTCGGTCATCGGCTTTGATGATGTGCAGATGAGCCGTTATGTCTACCCGTCGCTGACGACGGTCGGGCAATCGATTTTGCAATTGGGCGAAATGGCTGCGCAGTTACTGTTGCGGCGTATTGCATCGCCCGAACGAGCGGTAGAACAACGGATCGTGAGCCCCGGCATTGTGCTGCGGGAGTCCACGAGGGCCTATGCCGGGGCATCGATCAAGTACCCCCAAACAATCAATGGATGA
- a CDS encoding DUF1654 domain-containing protein, with protein MAKKAAKEPTPPSPYEIFGTRIQKIISSPKAQKDKMAVLERLEGDNPEFWERLLEEISENDNVTIAYRDDGGVNVFWTVVEED; from the coding sequence ATGGCTAAAAAAGCGGCGAAAGAGCCAACCCCACCAAGCCCTTACGAAATTTTCGGCACGCGCATACAAAAAATCATCAGTTCGCCAAAAGCTCAAAAAGACAAAATGGCGGTGCTTGAACGGCTGGAAGGTGACAACCCGGAATTCTGGGAGCGCCTGCTGGAAGAAATCTCCGAAAACGACAACGTCACAATTGCCTATCGCGATGATGGCGGCGTGAATGTTTTCTGGACCGTAGTTGAGGAAGACTGA
- a CDS encoding asparaginase: MKNAVLKTIVPGALALLLALPTAHAQEAATKPNVIILATGGTIAGAGASAANSATYTAAKVGIDKLIAGVPELSQLANVRGEQVMQIASESITNENLLQLGRRVAELADSKDVDGIVITHGTDTLEETAYFLTLVEKTDKPIVVVGSMRPGTAMSADGMLNLYNAVAVAGSKEARGKGVLVTMNDEIQSGRDVSKMINIKTEAFKSPWGPLGMVVEGKSYWFRLPAKRHTMDSEFDIKDIKSLPNVGIAYSYGNVDDTAYKALAQSGAKAIIHAGTGNGSVASSVVPTLQALRKDGVQIIRSSHVNNGGFVLRNAEQPDDKNDWVVAHDLNPQKARILAMVALTKTQDSKELQRMFWEY; the protein is encoded by the coding sequence ATGAAAAATGCTGTGCTGAAAACAATTGTTCCGGGCGCGCTGGCCCTCCTCCTGGCACTGCCAACGGCTCACGCACAAGAGGCTGCCACCAAGCCGAATGTCATCATTCTGGCCACGGGCGGCACCATCGCCGGTGCAGGCGCAAGTGCTGCCAACAGCGCTACCTACACCGCAGCCAAAGTCGGTATCGACAAGCTGATCGCCGGCGTTCCCGAACTGAGCCAACTGGCAAACGTGCGTGGCGAGCAAGTGATGCAAATTGCATCGGAGAGCATCACCAACGAAAACCTGCTGCAATTGGGCCGCCGCGTTGCTGAACTGGCTGACAGCAAGGATGTCGATGGCATCGTGATCACCCACGGCACTGACACCCTGGAAGAAACCGCTTACTTCCTCACGCTGGTTGAAAAAACCGACAAGCCAATCGTCGTGGTCGGCTCCATGCGCCCGGGCACAGCCATGTCGGCTGACGGCATGCTGAACCTCTACAACGCAGTTGCCGTTGCCGGCAGCAAAGAGGCTCGCGGTAAAGGCGTGCTGGTCACCATGAACGACGAGATCCAGTCCGGCCGTGATGTCAGCAAAATGATCAACATCAAGACCGAAGCATTCAAAAGCCCATGGGGCCCGCTGGGCATGGTCGTTGAAGGCAAATCCTACTGGTTCCGCTTGCCGGCCAAGCGTCACACCATGGATTCAGAATTCGACATTAAAGACATCAAAAGCCTGCCAAACGTAGGCATCGCCTACTCGTATGGCAACGTCGACGACACTGCCTACAAAGCATTGGCACAGTCCGGCGCCAAAGCCATCATCCACGCTGGTACAGGCAACGGCTCAGTGGCATCGAGTGTGGTTCCGACCTTGCAAGCCCTGCGTAAAGATGGCGTGCAAATCATTCGTTCTTCCCACGTAAATAACGGCGGCTTCGTACTGCGTAACGCAGAACAGCCTGACGACAAAAATGACTGGGTTGTAGCCCACGACTTGAATCCACAGAAAGCACGCATTCTGGCCATGGTCGCTCTGACCAAAACCCAGGACAGCAAAGAGCTGCAGCGGATGTTCTGGGAATACTAA
- a CDS encoding sugar ABC transporter ATP-binding protein, translating into MSAPDASVVLSVSGIGKTYTQPVLAGIDLSLYRGEVLALTGENGAGKSTLSKIIGGLEAPTLGQMQFNGQAYTPGSRSQAERQGVRMVMQELNLLPTLTVAENLFLDNLPGRMGWINRKQLRKAAIEAMAQVGLEAIDPDTLVGALGIGHQQMVEIARNLIGDCHVLILDEPTAMLTAREVEMLFVQIERLQARGVAIVYISHRLEELARVAQRIAVLRDGCLVCVEPIADYSSEQLVNLMVGRELGDQLDLGVRSLGDTALKVSGICRADKVKNVSFEVRKGEIFGISGLIGAGRTELLRLIYGADLADSGTVAVGSALQVVSIRSPADAVKQGIALITEDRKGEGLLLTQSISANIGLGNMHRVSSAGVVNSQQEAALARRQIDAMGIRSSGPEQVVSQLSGGNQQKVVIGRWLERDCTVLLFDEPTRGIDIGAKFDIYRLLGELTRQGKALVVVSSDLRELMLICDRIGVLSAGRLIETFERDSWSQEQLLAAAFAGYQKRDALLTEAAPKEAS; encoded by the coding sequence ATGTCTGCTCCTGATGCCAGCGTGGTCCTTTCGGTTAGCGGGATTGGCAAAACCTATACACAACCGGTGCTGGCGGGCATTGATCTGTCGCTGTACCGCGGCGAAGTACTGGCCCTGACGGGTGAAAATGGGGCGGGCAAAAGCACGCTCTCAAAGATCATTGGCGGCCTGGAAGCTCCGACTCTCGGGCAGATGCAATTCAACGGTCAGGCCTACACACCGGGCAGCCGCTCCCAGGCTGAGCGCCAGGGTGTGCGCATGGTCATGCAGGAGCTGAACCTGCTGCCCACACTGACGGTGGCTGAAAATCTGTTTCTGGATAATCTTCCCGGTCGTATGGGCTGGATCAACCGCAAGCAATTGCGCAAGGCGGCGATTGAGGCCATGGCCCAGGTCGGCCTGGAGGCGATAGACCCCGACACCCTGGTCGGGGCGCTGGGTATCGGCCATCAGCAGATGGTGGAGATAGCCCGCAACCTGATTGGTGATTGCCACGTACTGATCCTGGATGAGCCCACCGCGATGCTCACGGCCCGTGAAGTCGAAATGCTGTTTGTGCAAATCGAGCGGTTGCAGGCGCGCGGTGTGGCGATTGTTTATATCTCCCACCGGCTTGAAGAGCTGGCGCGTGTGGCGCAGCGGATTGCCGTGCTGCGTGACGGTTGCCTGGTGTGCGTTGAGCCCATTGCGGATTACAGCAGCGAGCAACTGGTCAACCTGATGGTGGGGCGTGAGTTGGGCGACCAGCTGGACTTGGGCGTGCGCAGCCTGGGCGATACGGCGCTCAAGGTCTCGGGGATCTGTCGAGCGGACAAAGTTAAAAATGTCTCGTTTGAAGTCCGTAAGGGCGAAATATTCGGTATCTCGGGGCTGATCGGGGCAGGGCGTACAGAGCTTTTGCGCTTGATCTACGGCGCTGATCTGGCTGATAGCGGCACCGTTGCAGTGGGTTCTGCCTTGCAGGTGGTCAGCATCCGTTCGCCGGCAGATGCGGTTAAGCAGGGGATTGCCCTGATTACCGAAGACAGGAAGGGCGAAGGCTTGCTCTTGACCCAGTCGATCAGTGCCAACATCGGCCTGGGCAATATGCACCGTGTCTCCAGCGCGGGGGTGGTCAATAGCCAGCAGGAGGCAGCACTGGCCCGGCGCCAGATAGATGCAATGGGGATCCGCAGCAGCGGCCCCGAGCAGGTGGTGTCACAACTCTCCGGTGGCAATCAGCAGAAGGTGGTCATTGGCCGCTGGCTGGAACGCGACTGTACCGTGCTGCTGTTTGATGAGCCGACTCGCGGTATCGACATCGGTGCCAAGTTCGATATTTACCGGCTGCTGGGCGAGCTGACACGCCAGGGCAAGGCGCTGGTCGTGGTGTCGAGCGACCTTCGCGAGTTGATGTTGATCTGTGATCGCATTGGCGTGCTGTCTGCGGGGCGACTGATTGAAACGTTTGAACGTGACAGCTGGAGTCAGGAGCAGCTGCTGGCAGCCGCTTTTGCCGGTTATCAAAAACGAGATGCGCTGCTCACTGAAGCTGCGCCAAAGGAAGCCTCATGA
- a CDS encoding I78 family peptidase inhibitor, whose amino-acid sequence MSWKLVSLGSLLAVVALSGCSTQDSVKEPVSDTGHSRCDAKSASFVIGKKASPELLEQARVKAGAQNARLLSPHDVMTLEYRSDRLNLNMDDNAIITRVNCG is encoded by the coding sequence ATGTCTTGGAAGCTAGTGTCATTGGGTTCGTTGTTGGCGGTCGTAGCACTGTCTGGGTGCAGCACACAAGATTCGGTTAAAGAGCCCGTCTCTGATACGGGGCATAGCCGTTGCGATGCCAAGTCGGCATCTTTCGTGATCGGCAAAAAAGCCTCACCAGAGCTTTTGGAGCAGGCCCGTGTCAAGGCAGGAGCACAGAATGCGCGTCTTTTGTCGCCGCATGATGTCATGACGCTCGAGTACCGCTCAGACCGTTTGAATCTGAACATGGATGACAACGCAATCATTACCCGCGTGAACTGCGGCTAA
- a CDS encoding sugar ABC transporter substrate-binding protein produces the protein MKLPFAGRLLAVAILAAASLSLPVAYADTAQKPKVGLVMKSLANEFFVTMQKGGEDYQKAHPQSFDLVSNGIKNETDTAGQIDIINQMIIAKVDALVIAPADSKALVSAIKKATDRGIVVVNIDNQLDPEVLKSKGIEVPFVGPNNRKGAREVGEYLATRLQPGDEVGIIEGVSTTTNAQMRTAGFKDAMTAAGMKIVPVQSGNWEIDGGNKVAAGMLSEYPNLKAILAGNDSMALGAVSAIRAAGKVGKVQVVGYDNIDAIKPMLKDGRVLATADQAAAKQAVFGIETALKLVKKEPVENLKDGIIDTPVELVINK, from the coding sequence ATGAAGCTGCCCTTTGCTGGACGCCTCCTTGCTGTCGCCATTCTGGCTGCGGCATCCCTTTCCCTCCCTGTCGCTTATGCAGATACGGCCCAAAAACCCAAAGTCGGCCTGGTGATGAAGTCGTTGGCCAACGAGTTCTTTGTCACCATGCAGAAGGGCGGCGAGGACTACCAGAAAGCCCACCCACAGAGTTTCGATCTGGTCTCCAACGGGATCAAGAATGAAACCGACACCGCAGGCCAGATCGACATCATCAACCAGATGATCATCGCCAAGGTCGATGCGCTGGTGATTGCCCCGGCAGACTCCAAGGCCCTGGTTTCGGCCATCAAAAAAGCCACGGACCGCGGCATTGTGGTGGTCAATATCGATAACCAGCTGGACCCCGAAGTGCTGAAAAGCAAGGGCATCGAAGTGCCGTTCGTGGGGCCCAACAATAGAAAGGGCGCGCGTGAAGTCGGTGAGTACCTGGCGACCAGGCTTCAACCCGGCGATGAAGTAGGGATCATTGAGGGCGTGTCGACCACCACCAATGCACAGATGCGCACGGCAGGCTTCAAGGATGCGATGACCGCCGCCGGGATGAAGATTGTGCCGGTACAGTCGGGCAACTGGGAGATTGACGGTGGCAACAAGGTCGCAGCCGGTATGCTCAGCGAATACCCGAACCTGAAGGCCATCCTGGCAGGTAATGACAGCATGGCGCTGGGCGCTGTATCGGCCATCCGTGCCGCTGGCAAGGTCGGGAAGGTTCAAGTCGTGGGCTATGACAATATCGATGCGATCAAGCCGATGCTCAAAGATGGCAGGGTGCTTGCCACGGCCGATCAGGCTGCAGCCAAACAGGCCGTTTTCGGCATTGAAACGGCGCTCAAGCTGGTCAAGAAAGAGCCGGTCGAGAACCTCAAGGACGGCATCATCGACACGCCTGTCGAGCTGGTCATCAACAAGTAA
- a CDS encoding ABC transporter permease → MKSTPSVRKTSHNYYGTGTYLGLAGALLAMIVLFSSLSDHFFSYDTLSTLANQIPDLMVLSVGMTFVLIIGGIDLSVGSVLALAASAVSVAILGWGWSILPAALLGMGCAALAGTITGSITVAWKIPSFIVSLGVLEMARGAAYQMTGSRTAYIGDAYAWLSNPIAFGISPSFIIALLIILVAQAVLTRTVFGRYLIGIGTNEEAVRLAGINPKPYKILVFSMMGLLAGVAALFQMSRLEAADPNAGSGLELQVIAAVVIGGTSLMGGRGSVISTFFGVLIISVLAAGLAQIGATEPTKRIITGAVIVIAVVLDTYRSQRAQRRN, encoded by the coding sequence ATGAAATCCACCCCCTCCGTGCGAAAAACTTCGCATAACTACTATGGTACGGGCACCTACCTGGGCTTGGCAGGCGCCTTGCTGGCCATGATTGTTCTGTTTTCCAGCCTGAGTGATCATTTTTTCTCTTATGACACGTTGAGCACCCTGGCCAACCAGATCCCGGATCTGATGGTGCTGTCTGTCGGCATGACCTTCGTATTGATTATCGGCGGTATCGATCTGTCGGTAGGGTCCGTACTGGCCCTGGCAGCCTCCGCAGTCAGCGTTGCAATACTGGGGTGGGGCTGGAGCATTCTGCCCGCCGCCTTGCTGGGCATGGGGTGTGCAGCCCTGGCAGGTACGATCACGGGCTCGATCACCGTGGCCTGGAAGATCCCGTCTTTCATCGTCTCCCTGGGTGTTCTGGAGATGGCCCGGGGTGCGGCCTATCAAATGACAGGTTCGCGCACGGCCTATATCGGCGACGCTTATGCCTGGCTGTCGAACCCGATTGCCTTTGGTATTTCGCCTTCTTTCATCATCGCTTTGCTGATTATTCTGGTTGCTCAAGCGGTGCTGACACGAACAGTCTTTGGCCGTTACCTGATCGGCATCGGCACCAACGAGGAAGCCGTCCGCCTGGCAGGCATCAATCCCAAGCCCTACAAAATATTGGTCTTCAGCATGATGGGATTGCTGGCCGGGGTGGCGGCGCTGTTCCAGATGTCGCGACTTGAGGCGGCGGACCCCAATGCCGGTTCGGGTCTTGAGTTGCAGGTTATTGCAGCGGTTGTGATTGGCGGCACGAGCTTGATGGGTGGGCGGGGTTCGGTGATCAGCACTTTTTTTGGTGTGCTGATTATTTCGGTGTTGGCTGCGGGGCTGGCACAAATCGGCGCGACCGAGCCGACGAAGCGTATTATTACCGGTGCTGTCATAGTGATAGCAGTGGTATTGGACACATACCGAAGTCAACGTGCACAGCGACGGAATTGA
- the rbsK gene encoding ribokinase, which produces MQASVVVVGSLNMDLVTRTERLPYPGETLFGQSFGTVHGGKGANQAVAASRLGARVAMVGCVGDDAYGLQLREGLLAEHIDCQAVRTVSGSASGVALIMVDAGSQNTIVVVAGANGCLEPQDIKSFDEVLQGAEVLVCQLEVPVETVGYVLGRGRELDKIVILNPAPVSGPLPAHWYANLDYLIPNETEAWALSGVTVDSLESAELAARRLLAFGARKVIVTLGALGALFVSARRVVHFAAPKVEAVDATAAGDTFVGAFSAALASGKDEDEAIRFAQVAAALSVTRAGAQPSIPLLRDVQDFAAP; this is translated from the coding sequence ATGCAAGCAAGTGTAGTAGTGGTTGGCAGTCTGAATATGGACCTGGTCACGCGCACCGAGAGGTTGCCGTACCCCGGAGAGACACTCTTCGGGCAGTCCTTCGGCACGGTACACGGAGGCAAGGGCGCGAACCAGGCGGTGGCAGCATCGCGTCTGGGCGCCCGGGTGGCGATGGTCGGGTGTGTCGGTGATGATGCGTACGGCCTGCAGCTGCGCGAAGGGCTGCTGGCTGAACACATCGACTGTCAGGCAGTGCGTACCGTGTCCGGTAGTGCGAGCGGTGTGGCGTTGATCATGGTCGATGCCGGTAGCCAGAACACCATAGTGGTCGTGGCAGGCGCCAATGGCTGCCTGGAGCCTCAGGACATCAAGTCATTTGATGAGGTTCTGCAGGGTGCCGAAGTGCTTGTGTGCCAGCTCGAAGTGCCGGTGGAGACCGTGGGTTACGTCCTGGGCCGTGGGCGCGAGCTGGACAAAATCGTGATTCTCAATCCAGCGCCTGTCAGTGGTCCGTTGCCAGCACACTGGTATGCCAATCTGGACTATTTGATTCCGAATGAAACTGAGGCTTGGGCGCTTAGCGGTGTGACCGTCGACTCGCTTGAGTCAGCTGAGCTGGCTGCCCGCCGGCTTTTAGCGTTCGGGGCGCGCAAGGTCATTGTGACGCTGGGCGCCCTCGGGGCGCTGTTTGTCAGTGCCCGGCGTGTTGTGCACTTTGCTGCGCCCAAGGTCGAGGCCGTTGATGCCACGGCGGCAGGCGATACATTTGTGGGGGCTTTTTCTGCGGCGCTGGCGTCGGGCAAGGATGAAGACGAAGCGATTCGCTTTGCTCAGGTAGCCGCTGCGCTGTCAGTCACCCGTGCCGGTGCTCAGCCCTCCATTCCACTGTTGCGTGATGTTCAGGATTTTGCCGCGCCATGA
- the rbsD gene encoding D-ribose pyranase, giving the protein MKKTPLLNIALSRLVASLGHGDIVVIADAGLPVPKGVELIDLALTRGIPDVASTLRTLLSEMQVQSHVLAHELLQAPCPALSCIEEHAGRGELGTRCLLTHDAFKELCLQAKVIVRTGECRPYCNIALVSGVFF; this is encoded by the coding sequence ATGAAAAAAACGCCCTTGCTTAATATTGCGCTGTCGCGACTGGTTGCATCGTTGGGGCATGGCGATATCGTGGTTATTGCCGATGCCGGTTTGCCGGTGCCCAAGGGTGTTGAGCTGATTGATCTGGCTTTGACCCGGGGCATTCCTGACGTTGCCAGCACGCTGCGTACGCTGCTCAGTGAGATGCAGGTGCAAAGCCACGTGCTGGCCCATGAGTTGCTGCAAGCGCCTTGCCCGGCACTGTCCTGTATTGAGGAGCATGCGGGCAGGGGGGAGCTGGGGACCCGATGCCTGCTCACCCATGACGCTTTCAAAGAGCTCTGCCTGCAAGCAAAAGTAATTGTTCGTACGGGAGAGTGTCGTCCGTATTGCAATATTGCCTTGGTTTCAGGTGTGTTTTTTTAG
- a CDS encoding cold-shock protein has translation MSNRQTGTVKWFNDEKGFGFITPQGGGDDLFVHFKAIESDGFKSLKEGQTVSFVAEKGQKGMQAAQVRPE, from the coding sequence ATGTCTAATCGCCAAACCGGCACCGTAAAATGGTTCAACGATGAAAAAGGCTTCGGCTTCATCACTCCTCAAGGTGGCGGTGACGACCTGTTCGTACACTTCAAAGCTATCGAAAGCGACGGTTTCAAAAGCCTGAAAGAAGGCCAGACCGTTTCCTTCGTGGCTGAGAAAGGCCAAAAGGGTATGCAAGCTGCACAGGTTCGTCCGGAGTAA
- a CDS encoding endonuclease has protein sequence MRVRLLALVSLFTVLSAQASAPQTFSEAKKVAWKLYAPQSTEFYCGCKYTGNRVDLKACGYVPRKNANRAARIEWEHIVPAWQIGHQRQCWQSGGRKNCTRNDPVYKVAEADLHNLVPSIGEVNGDRSNFSFGWLPVQKGQYGSCLTQVDFKSKKVMPRPSIRGMIARTYFYMSQRYNLRLSKQDRQLYEAWDKTYPVQAWELQRNQAVACVMGRGNDFVGPVNLKACG, from the coding sequence ATGAGGGTTCGTTTACTGGCACTGGTCAGTCTTTTCACTGTTTTAAGCGCACAAGCTTCAGCTCCGCAAACCTTCAGTGAAGCAAAAAAAGTCGCCTGGAAACTCTATGCACCGCAGTCCACCGAGTTCTACTGCGGTTGCAAATACACCGGTAACCGCGTCGACCTGAAAGCCTGTGGTTACGTCCCGCGCAAAAATGCCAACCGCGCAGCGCGCATCGAATGGGAGCACATCGTTCCCGCCTGGCAAATTGGCCATCAGCGCCAATGCTGGCAAAGTGGGGGACGCAAAAACTGCACCCGTAACGACCCTGTGTACAAGGTTGCCGAAGCCGATCTGCACAACCTGGTACCCAGCATCGGTGAAGTCAACGGGGACAGGAGCAACTTCAGCTTTGGCTGGCTACCCGTGCAAAAGGGCCAATATGGCTCATGCCTGACACAGGTCGATTTCAAATCGAAAAAGGTCATGCCCCGCCCTTCCATCCGCGGCATGATCGCCCGCACTTACTTTTACATGAGCCAGCGCTACAACTTGCGTCTGTCAAAGCAAGACCGCCAGCTCTATGAGGCGTGGGACAAAACCTATCCCGTTCAGGCCTGGGAGCTGCAACGCAATCAAGCGGTCGCGTGCGTCATGGGGCGCGGCAACGACTTCGTCGGCCCGGTCAACCTCAAGGCCTGCGGCTGA